Below is a window of Gossypium hirsutum isolate 1008001.06 chromosome A12, Gossypium_hirsutum_v2.1, whole genome shotgun sequence DNA.
CGAAATTCATCTTTTAGCATTCTAAGTTCGAAAAGGTCAAGGGATAAAAGAGCAACCATCAAACCCAATTCACAGACTTCAGTGTTTGGCATGCAAAATATGTTGATCCCGGTCCTGGGGATCTCTTGCAGAAGGAGTAGACTTTTATAGTTCTAGTAATTAACAACCACTGCTAAGGATGGACATGATGTGAGCGTGCTGAGCTACTACTAGTGCTAGCCTGTTGCCCAAAACTTAAAGTAGGATGAAGCAGTTCGGCCTGCGGAAATGACCCATTGGGTGGCACATCCAGCAGCAAATCTTGGTCGGAACTTTCATTGACAAAATGGAGAGAATCCAGCAGAAGAGAGCTACCATCAGGAGGCAAGGCGAATAGGCTTCTCGGACTAAAGCAAGAACCATCATTGTCTATGACTTCTTTGTTTTCGCAAGTAGCCTTCATGACCACCCTTTTGGGGCACTTTATGGTCCTTGCttctgaaaaagaaaaacaagttaaCAATCACAACAGCTCACAAGATTAACGATGGATTTATTTCATGCAGGTAATAACATCCGAGAAAAGATATAGACCTGGAAAATTTTGACTTTGGCTGTCACATGATCTCTTCATGATCACTAAATTGTTTGATGTAGTGGCGGTTGGTCCTCTAGCAACCACAGGCGCTCCAATACTATCTTGACATCTCTGCAGCAGAGAAATGAGAATATACTCAGGCATCCAGTGAGCAAAAAAAGTTCATTGTCAACAAGTGCATCAACTGATTCAAACCTTAAGTACATGACGGCGTTCCACCCATTGGGATTTAGTCAAATTAAATAATGCAAGTCTTTTCAAAGTCCTACAATCTTCAGCTTTCACCCCTGGGACAGAGATATTAAAAACCCCTTCTGCAAGCAGTTGCTGAAAGTAACATAGGTTCTCCTTGAATTGAGAGCTTTCAAACATGCTTTGGAGGCTGCAGGTGCAAGGATAGCTATCAGAGATCCCACATCATGTTTCAACTAGTGGCCGTCTCATTAGAAAAACAATAACATCACTggtttttcccctttttcttttcctcaattatcTAATCTCAACAATATATGCTTCGGATACTATTGAATAGAAAAACAAGCTTATCATTAGTGATTGCATTCCATTTTACACAAACCAGGAACTGCAAAGGTATTACTCCCCATGTtgataaaaaagaaacaaataccTATCAGGAAGTTTGGCAATGTCGACTGGAGGTAGGTACTGCAACAACTGCTGCTGCTCTTCATTTGTTAAATGTTTCACAAACTCCTCAAAGTTGAGGATATCCTGCTCCACACGAAATATTGTCACAGAAGAAAGAACAAACATATGCACTCAGATGTGAATTTTTCATGGCAATTCAACCTTTTGCTTCAGATGGAGGAATCATGGGGTTGATTGTGAAACATCCGGAGTTTGCATACAAAATTAGGATTTCCTAGTGCTCAATTGagacataaatatatatatatagcacctCTAAAATTGAGTTATAAAGCTGTTTCCAACAAAAACGAAACAGGGGAACTTACATTTAAATCTGTGTTACACAGTGGTGACTTCTGACTTTCCAGcattagtgatttttcaatttgagCCTTGTCCCTGTCaaaagccaaaaagaaaaaggaaatattCATCAAATGAAGGCACTATTATCCAATTTCTCCCATTCTAGAGAAGCTACAAGCGTATCTTATGGCCCATGGCTCATGAGCCATGAAGAAACCATAGACTAAAAAGTCTTCCTGGAAACTGCAGATTCAACAAAATTACTACTTGGGAGATTTCGAGCTTAATTCCACATGTAGTGTGGTTGTAGGATACATGCCATCTTTACTCCCACAAATTTTATCTTGATCTTTCCGAGTgttaatggtaaaattttataatatcagAGTTGAAAAACCACACTGTCTACACCGATACTAGTTTCATACTAGCAGATTATGTTACAATTTGTAAAACTTCAAGCTTAATTCCACATGTAGTGTGGTTGTAGGATACATGCCATCTTTACTCCCACAAATTTTATCTTGATCTTTCCAAgtgttaaatggtaaaattttataatatcagAGTTGAAAAACCACACTGTCTACACCGATACTAGCTTCATACTAGCAGATTATGTTACAATTTGTAAAACTTCAAGCTTAATTCCACATGTAGTGTGGTTGTAGGATACATGCCATCTTTACTCCCACAAATTTTATCTTGATCTTTCCAAGTgttaatggtaaaattttataatatcagAGTTGAAAAACCACTGTCTACACCGAAACTAGTTTCATACTAGCAGGTTATGTTACAATTTGTAAAACATTATACTGAAATATTTACCTCTTAAGTTGCTCGTGCTGCATTCCTTGTTCAGCCGGGTTCTTAGCCTTCTTGATGCTATCGCTATATACAGGGAAGGTTGAAGAATGTGAATAAGCCTCGTTTGTTGAATATTGTTTGTTTTCAACTGAAAGTGAGCTAGCTTCAGATTCCTCATCTCGAGCTATTGAACTTGGATGTCTAATTAGAACACTTCCATGTCCAATCTCAACAGAAACCATGGGTGTTTCACTCTCAAGAAGTAAATCCTCCTCAGAAGATCCAGAGAAATATGAAGACTGTTGCTCATGTAAAATAGTATATAAATCTTTCGTAAGTTTCTCAAGAGGAGATTGCTTTGGACGATTTACGAAGGTTCTTTTCTTAGAAGGTACCATTGACTCCCACACATTAGATTGAGCAGGTCCTGGACAAAAATGGAGAAGACAATTTAAATGAGTACTTCAGGTCATTTTAAAAGTACAACCATGCAATGAAGCCACTGATATCAGCCAAGATCAACTCGGCAATTTAAGATATAATGATTATATTTCTAGGAAGATAAACAACCATTTTCTTTTCAGCCACAAATAGCACTCATGAATCTCTACCAAGTTCACAAGATGGACTATGATACTCCGAAGAATCTAGTATATGATCCAATAGGTCTCTTTCATTTCGTGACAAAAATATGCAATCCACTCTCATGCAGTCAAAAGAGCTATG
It encodes the following:
- the LOC107939900 gene encoding GATA transcription factor 26, encoding MGKQGPCYHCGVTSTPLWRNGPPEKPVLCNACGSRWRTKGTLANYTPLHARVEPADYEDRRTSRMKNISIKKNKEIKLLKSKANHGTAVVAPDCNLGFRKFVDEDSSNRSSSGSAISNSESCAQFGSADASDLTGPAQSNVWESMVPSKKRTFVNRPKQSPLEKLTKDLYTILHEQQSSYFSGSSEEDLLLESETPMVSVEIGHGSVLIRHPSSIARDEESEASSLSVENKQYSTNEAYSHSSTFPVYSDSIKKAKNPAEQGMQHEQLKRDKAQIEKSLMLESQKSPLCNTDLNDILNFEEFVKHLTNEEQQQLLQYLPPVDIAKLPDSLQSMFESSQFKENLCYFQQLLAEGVFNISVPGVKAEDCRTLKRLALFNLTKSQWVERRHVLKRCQDSIGAPVVARGPTATTSNNLVIMKRSCDSQSQNFPEARTIKCPKRVVMKATCENKEVIDNDGSCFSPRSLFALPPDGSSLLLDSLHFVNESSDQDLLLDVPPNGSFPQAELLHPTLSFGQQASTSSSSARSHHVHP